The genomic stretch atacagtactgcccgctcctctcctgctctgataaatacagtactgcccgctcgtctcctgcgctgatacatactgtacagcccGCTCCTcccgtgctgataaatacagtactgcccgctcctctcctgcgctgatacatacagtactgcccgctcctctcctgcgctgatacatacagtactgcccgctcctctcctgcgcttatatatactgtactgcccgctcctgcgctgataaatactgtacagtgTGCATACAGCTGGCAGTGTTATACACAGGTGACAGAGCACTCACCACTTGTACCACTTCTGCCTTCCTCTCGTTCTCCAGCCGACGTGTCAGATTCTCCTCCTGGCGTCTCTTCTTCTCCTGCGGGAAGAGATTGTGTTAGAGCGTCGGGAAGAGATTGTGTTAGAGCGTCCGTAAGAGAGTGAGactgcagaggagaaggaaggggcaCTCACCTCTCGCTCACGCTGCTGTTCGTCTTTTAGCTGCTGGGCAAAATCTCGGAGCAATCTCTTTTCCTGACGTGCTCTCATCTTGACATCCCAAGAGGTGCGCAGGGGACGGTCATTCACCATGTAAGAGAACCTTCCAGAGACAGGTGAAGGAGGGTAAGAGACAAGCTGGGGCAGAGGGGCGCGAGACATGACAACCAAGGCGGTGAAAATAAGTTCACAGAGAAGAGACTGAGCATACAATGAGACAAGTATTAGAGACAGATGGACGGAGACACCGCGGAGAGACAGGCAGGCCGGGGGCCGCGGTGAGAGACAGGCCGGGGGCCGCGGCGAGAGACAGGCCGGGGGCCGCGGCGAGACACCCACCTTTTCTTGTCTAGATCCTTCCACACTCTCCCAGATTTCGGTTTCCCCCGGGGTCTCTCATGACAGCCCCCAGTCTCTTCCCGTCTCATCACCTTCTGCTTCCCCTTCTGCCCCTCAGCCACGTCCTCCTCCACCACCGGTTCTTGCCCCACTCCCTCCACCACCGGTTCTTGCCCCACTCCCTCCACCACCGGTTCTTGCCCCACTCCCTCCTCCACCGGTTCTTGCCCCTGGGTCCCTCTCCTCTTGCTCCTCCTCAGGGGGGTCCCTGTTGCCCCCGGTAGAGGGCGCTTCCTCCCCTCCATGATGCCTGCCCTCTCTCTTCCTTGTGTTTCCCGGCGCTGCTCCGCTTCCCCCACGTGAGACACGTGCACACAGACCAAGCTAACACTCGGGCGCGCTGTGATGACGTCAATACAGCGAGAACCGCTTCCAACACCACGTTAGACAAGTGACGCCCTCCCCGGAAGTTGCCTGGTTACAGCAGGGAGCATGCCGGGAGTTGTAGTCCTGACTGCGGTTATACAGGGCTGTAAAGTGTCACTATTAGGAGTCCAGCTCTCACTCAGATACAGGTTCCGTCTCATTAGgaatctctctcattagaaggctgTATtgggaagcagtctctctctcccccattgggAGCAGTCTCAGGCATTAGAagactgtctctcccccattGGGAGCAGTTTCTCTCATTACAAGGCTGTCTCTCCCCTATTGGGaagctgtctctgtgtctctgtgtctctgtgtctctgtgtctctgtgtctctgtgtctctgtgtctctcttgtctctctcttgtctctcccttgtctctcccttgtctctcccttgtctctcccttattgggaagcagtctctctctctctgaaggcTGTCTCTCCCTTATggggaagcagtctctctctgaagGCTGTCTCTCCCTTATggggaagcagtctctctctctgaaggCTGTCTCTCCCTTATggggaagcagtctctctctctgaaggCTGTCTCTCCCTTATGGGGAAGCATTCTCTCTCCGAAGGCTGTCTCTCCCTTATggggaagcagtctctctctctgaaggCTGTCTCCCTTATTGGGAAGCATTCTCTCTCCGAAGGCTGTCTCTCCCTTATggggaagcagtctctctctctgaaggCTGTCTCCCTTATTGGGAAGCATTCTCTCTCCGAAGGCTGTCTCTCCCTTATTGGGAAGCATTCTCTCTCCGAAGGCTGTCTCTCCCTTATggggaagcagtctctctctgaagGTTGTCTCTCCGGATCAAGTGCTGAATCCTGGCTATGTTCCTTAGGTGGAcgaatgaagatttgatcacagctgacacctgatgtttaagggtcAAATCTCAGTCGAGGACAACAGCATGTTCCTCACGCGGACAGTTTAGCAGCTGGGAGCCCCCAAGCTTAAGGCCGGTGTGTGACCTAGCTGCAGTCTTGTTGTGTTCTGATGGTGAGCATCCACCACGAGCACTTCTGTCAtatcaggattcaacctcaaccCACTGGCCTTCATCCACTCTAGGAGCTCATATAATCATCTTTTGAAGACTGATAATGGGTCCTTAGTACCTGGTGCAAAGGACAATTAGAGTTGTGTTatctgcatagcagtgataaccCAGGCCCTGCCGTCTGATTATGTGACCTGGTGTTAGCATGCACTCTGCGAATAATGTAGGAGATAAGATAGAGCCCTGCGGCACTCCACGTGACAGGGGCACGGTGCAGAAGAGGACCCTCCTGAAGATACTCTGTGACCTGCCAGTGAGAGAGGATCTGAACCAGCTGAGAACGGTGCTACCCAGTCCACAGAAATCCTTCAGGCGCTCCATGAATATCACATGGTCCACTGAGCAAAACCAGATAGTAAACCAAATTGTCATtgattccatagaaacagacgcacacacactggattacaaaatacagaagaaaacacttactgggggtctgggctaaaaAAAATAGACTTCCTAGGtgaaacagtccataaaacaaagtctttaggttgaccgggacttgtcccgaaatgtcctggaactcaaatcggcctGAAGTTCCCGACACCACCGCTGGATAAGCTCCAGAACTGCCAAAATCCcctgaccgggagatagtaccaaacgccCTGGTACTCTTTTCCGCTTAATGAAAGGGTGGGGTGTTATCTAATAGCGCTTATATCTAAACACATTCATTAGTGAAATACAATGTGAAGTGACTTAAATGAAGTCTAAGTGAACACACAGTGAATGTgtgtaaaaaaaagctgtgtgtgctgtgcacgcgcatagtaagtgaaacttctttgacttttgtcacagaaattgtgtttgtgttggtgatgttttaattaaaaatcaaaatacaatttcattgacaaaacgcaaataaatttggactttgaatgcgcgtgctcggcccacatcccctgtattagttatttgcactaagtgtgaattccttgtgcgtgtgactgtgtgactgtgtgtgtgcatgtgtgactatgtgtgactgtgtgcgtgcatgtgtgatgtatgcgcacccccctgcacctcgcatatgcccctgcacctcacatatccccctgcacctcacatcacctgcacctcacatcacccacatcacccccctgcacctcacgtcacccccctgcacctcacgtcaccccctgcacctcacgtcacccccctgcacctcacgtcacccgcccccctgcacctcacatcacccccctacacctcctcacctcacatcacccccctacacctcctcacctcacatcaccccccggcacctcacattacccccctacacctcctcacatcaccccccggcacctcacatcaccccccttcacctcctcacatcacccccctacacctcctcacctcacatcaccccccggcacctcacattacccccctacacctcacattacccccctacacctcctcacctcacatcaccccccggcaccTTACattacccccctacacctcctcacattacccccctacacctcctcacctcacatcaccccccggcacctcacatcaccccccttcacctcctcacctcccctcaccccctacaactcccctgcacctcacatcacccccctgcacctcacatcacccccctgcacctcacatcacccccctgcacctcacatcacccccctgcacctcacatcacccccctgcacctcacatcacccccctgcacctcacatcacccccctgcacctcacatcacccccctgcacctcacatcaccccctgcacctcacatcacccccctgcacctcacatcacccccctgcacctcacatcacccccctgcacctcacatcaccccctgcacctcacatcacccccctgcacctcacatcaccccctgcacctcacatcacccccctgcacctcacattaccccctgcacctcacatcaccccccggcacctcacattaccccccggcacctcctcacctcacatcaccctccggcacctcacatcaccccccttcacctcctcacatcaccccctcacatcatctcacctcccctcaccccctgcacctccgatcaccccctgcacctccgatcaccccctgcacctccgatcaccccctgcacctccgatcaccccctgcacctccgatcacggcggcagagcagtcAGGACTGTGCGCTGTGTATAGCTCCCTCAGtgtggtaggaggagggatgggcacagGTTGTGTTGCCCCGCAGTGCCGGGGATCAGGGCAGGGAGGACGGCGAGGAGGCCCATGTGTGACTGTAActgggaggtcccattcgggttaggaaaggggggggctgtcccggtcgggcggtctctgctgtcccgggcagcagacggggcaCGGGCAGCAGACGGGGCACGGGCAGCAGACGGGGCACGGGCAGCAGACGGGGCACGGGCAGCAGACGGGGCACGGGCAGCAGATCGGGCACGGGCAGCAGACGGGGCACGGGCAGCAGACGGGGCACGGGCAGCAGACGGGGCACGGGCAGCAGACGGGGCACGGGCAGCAGATGGGGCACGGCAGCAGACGGGGCACGGGCAGCAGACGGGGcacgggcagcagacggggaacggCAGCACAGATGTCAACAGCcgcggcagcgggcggggaacggcgccgctgccaaccgcttctgcgcatgcgtgtctttcctctgcgtccccatgactactgcgcatgcgcggcatggcagcggatgtgcggggggaatggcggccgttaggagcggcaccGGCGGCTATCACCGCCGCCGACGCATATGTCATCggacatgtggggggagcagcggccgttaggagcggcgccggcggcgcatttgattttttgagcgggtgtgatgtcagtgttggggtcgggctgagccagaacacagcccggcctcaactgccagcactgacgtcacatccggatcatttctgtctccacaattcttttttgccccagttcgaatgaggcgccactaaggaagtttcacttcaataataaGTAAAGTGGATACAAACAGGTAGGTCAAAAATGCAGCTCAACCCAAGGTAGGATTACTTCCTTTTAATCCAGGTGAAGTCGAAGTCCAAGGCGATCACGGAGCGCAAAGCATGAAAAATAACAAACATATCcaacatagtgcaatatgtctgagACGCGACTGGTGTATCGAGCGGAGAGACGGCTCCGGGACCTCCATTGTGGGTGCAGACCTCATGATCGTATTATCTAATCGCTATCTTTATATgaaaaaccatgtgagtgtatttcttaTCATTCTACTGCATATAAACTTGTAATGGTGCAGCCTGCACTATGCCTACACTATGCCTACACTATGCCTGCACTATGCCTGTTCTATGCCTACACTATGCCTGCACTATGCCTGCACTATGCCTGTTCTATGCCTACACTATGCCTGCACTATGCCTGCACTATGCCTGTTCTATGCCTACACTATGCCAGCACTATGCCTGCACTATGCCTGTTCTATGCCTACACTATGCCTGCACTATGCCTGCACTATGCCTGTTCTATGCCTACACTATGCCTGCACTATGCCTGCACTATGCCTGCACTATGCCTGTTCTATGCCTACACTATGCCTGCACTATGCCTGCACTATGCCTGTTCTATGCCTACACTATGCCTGCACTATGCCTGCACTATGCCTGTTCTATGCCTACACTATGCCTGCACTATGCCTGTTCTATGCCTACACTATGCCTGCACTATGCCTGCACTATGCCTGTTCTATGCCTACACTATGCCTGCACTATGCCTACACTATGCCTGTTCTATGCCTACACTATGCCTACACTATGCCTGCACTATGCCTGCACTATGCCTACACTATGCCTACACTATGCCTGCACTATGCCTGCACTATGCCTACACTATGCCTGCACTATGCCTGTTCTATGCCTCCACTATGCCTGTTCTATGCCTACACTATGCCTGTTCTATGCCTACACTGTGCCTGTTCTATGCCTGCACTATGCCTGTTCTATGCCTACACTATGCCTGTTCTATGCCTACACTATGCCTGTTCTATGCCTACACTATGCCCGTTCTATGCCTACACTATGCCTGTTCTATGCCTACACTATGCCTGTTCTATGCCTGCACTATGCCTGTTCTATGCCTACACTATGCCTGTTCTATGCCTGCACTATGCCTGTTCTATGCCTACACTATGCCTGTTCTATGCCTGCACTATGCCTGTTCTATGCCTACACTATGCCTGTTCTATGCCTGCACTATGCCTGTTCTATGCCTACACTGTGCCTGTTCTATGCCTGCACTATGCCCGTTCTATGTCTACACTATGCCCGTTCTATGCCCGTTCTATGCCTGTTCTATGCCTACACTATGCCTGTTCTATGCCTACACTATGCCCGTTCTATGCCTACACTATGCCTGTTCTATGCCTACACTATGCCCGTTCTATGCCTACACTATGCCCATTCTATGCCTACACTATGCCCGTTCTATGCCTACACTATGCCTGTTCTATGCCTACACTATGCCCGTTCTATGCCTACACTATGCCCGTTCTATGCCTGCACTATGCCTACACTATGCCTGTTCTATGCCTACACTATGCCCGTTCTATGCCTGCACTATGCCTACACTATGCCTGTTCTATGCCTACACTATGCCTGTTCTATGCCTACACTATGCCTGTTCTATGCCTACACTATGCCCGTTCTATGCCTGCACTATGCCTACACTATGCCTGTTCTATGCCTACACTATGCCTGTTCTATGCCTACACTATGCCCGTTCTATGCCTACACTATGCCTACACTATATATAGAAGTGCATGCACACCGCtaataggtgctggaggggggcacttatctgccggtgcgctgtgtccagggaggtccagacatcccaaaggTAATCAGcaaggaaatggaagcaggcacacggtctttctgagggtgcaatttattgtgccaccaaaggtccaacgttttggCAAAGATTGCCTTTaccaaggagagggctacaggatATACTTAGCACACCACTATTTATACACTAATGGGTActccctggacacagtgcaccggcagataagtacccccctccagcatctATTAGCGGTGTATTAGAACAGGAGTAAATGGAGGACAAAGCGGACAAGCAAAAATGGAGCAGggaggacccagaatcaaaaataaattaaaagtgcactttaatgtgacaaagacccatccaacgcgtttcgaacgtcacagcgttctttttcaaggataaaacacagtgTACAAACATCCATTAAGTACCCTCTTACCTGTATGCAATTTTGCGCCAAAAACCGGAagcgcgatgacgtcatgacgcaatgcgcgtcattgcgcatgcgcaggacagtcCGGCGCCGTTCTAAGGGCAATAACTGTCATGCAGGCAGTGAGGACATTATTGAAGTGGGCAATGCATAAGACAAACTGACAATGCTACTACTATAGCTAGCCAATGTTGCAAAACAGATCGCCGTGACGTCAAGACGCAACGCatatcattgcgcatgcgcaaaatggCACAGCGACGTCAATGGGGATAGTAGTGAAAAACATAGAATAAATCAAAACCAATACGGACAAAATACCCAATACATAAGGGGAAAATGTACAGAATAATAAGCACACTACTAAGCTCCTTAATTAATTCTTAAAGAGAATAAAGATATGATTAAAAATATGCATATAACCACAATCTATAAAAAAACTAAACGTAAACTAATTAAAAACAAGTAATTGAAGTAAAGAACAGAAGTAATATATAGTAGTACTAAAAAAGCAggggaaaataataatattaattaaaaaaaactacaataaatttatatatacacatgaggTAAAGTCAACCAAAGCACAACTAAGTATGCTATATAGAATATAAAGGGAGATCAAGTTTATGATCAAATAACAATAAATTGCTGAACTAAATTTTTGataacaaaaattaaaaatattaatattatatcACAGAAAATGGGTTAATTGCCAATCAATATTcaaacccatagggaagcgcgtttggagaataaaaatccaatacgcctccctacggttcaAAAGATTGATACGATCACCACCTCTAGGTCTAcaattaatttattcaatacccaGGAAGGAAAAATTCCTGGTACCTCCCTGATCACATTCGGAGAAGTGCTTGGAAACAGGATGATTTGtgtctttcaatcttatgagtcttaaatgctctaacatcctgaccttaagagctctaatcgttcttcccacatatcttttgccgcagccacatgttatgagatatacaacaaattgactttttacaatttatgaaattATTGATGTAAAATTCTTTGATTTTTCCTCTATGACCATCGTGTGACTGCGGCAAATTATCCTGGGAAAAACTTTTTGCTGGCTTGATATGTTTACAAACGCTACAGGAACCACATTTGAAAGAACCCCTGGTGATATAGGATTTATCAATCCTGGGAGTAATTAATTCACTTGGGGAAACATacgatccaattgttctcgctctacagTACCCAAATGCAGGACCAGATTCAGTATATTTTTTGAGCGCAGGGTCCATAGACAGGACGTTCCAATGTTTGGAGATAATAGAATTGATTTTTCCACTTTGGTTATTAAACTGTGAAATAAAGAGTGGACATTAATTATTGGATTTTGCCGGTCTATTAGTACCGTACTTCTCTGCATGAGCGCCAAGGTGAGAATCCCCCGTAACACTAGTGGGCAACAATGACGCCCTTTCTGTATTTAAGGCGTTATCAAAAGCAACATCAATATAGGATTGGGAATAACCTCTATCTGAAAACCGTTTAACCagatcctcagactgagaaagaaaaCCACCAGATGTAGAGCAGTTCCTTCTCAGCCCGAGGAACTGTCCTTTAGGAATAGCTCTAATCACATGagatggatggcagctgtccgccctaagaaacgTTTTCCTTGAATTTAATTTCCtgtaaacatccgtttggatcaATTTATCAATGTCCACAaacaattgtagatccagaaattcaatgtgatgagaatgaaaatttaatgtaaatctaatattgtatatattatcaTTAAGATAAGAAACAAAAGAGTGAAGTGCAGtgacatcccctttccaaataataattaaatcatcCACGAACTTTTTGTAAAAAAACATATTGTTGCGAAAGGTGTTGGTGCTAGAAAATAtgaaaagtgcttcccaccaccccataaaaagatgtGCAAAGGAAGgagcaaagctcgtgcccatagcagtgccaattaaCTGTAAATAAAACTTATGATTAAAGGTGAAAAAATTGTGTGTAAGAAGAAAGANNNNNNNNNNNNNNNNNNNNNNNNNNNNNNNNNNNNNNNNNNNNNNNNNNNNNNNNNNNNNNNNNNNNNNNNNNNNNNNNNNNNNNNNNNNNNNNNNNNNNNNNNNNNNNNNNNNNNNNNNNNNNNNNNNNNNNNNNNNNNNNNNNNNNNNNNNNNNNNNNNNNNNNNNNNNNNNNNNNNNNNNNNNNNNNNNNNNNNNNCGCGCGCGCGtctcgcagtgagagatagccgtgcgcgcGTTCGCAGTGACGCGTTTTGCAGTGATAGCCATGCACGTGTTTCGCAGTGAGATAGCCGTGCGCGCGTTTCGCAGTGAGATAGGCGTACGCGCGtctcgcagtgagagatagccgtgcacgcgtttcgcagtgagagatagccgtgcacgcgtttcgcagtgagatAGCCGTGCGCGCGTCTCGCcgtgagagatagccgcgcgcgcgtctcgcagtgagagatagccgcgcgcgcgtctcgcagtgagagatagccgcgcgtctcgcagtgagagatagccgtgcgtctcgcagtgagagatagccgcgcgtctcgcagtgagagatagccgcgcgcgcgtctggcagtgagagatagccgcgcgcgcgtctggcagtgagagatagccgcgcgtgcatctcgcagtgagagatagccgtgcgcgcGTTTCGCAGTGACGCGTTTTGCAGTGATAGCTATGCACGTGTTTCGCAGTGAGCCGTGCGCGCGATTCACAGTGAGATAGCAGTGCGCGCGTTTCACAGTGAGATAGCCATGCGCGCGTTTCGCAGTGAGATAGGCGTACGCGCGtctcgcagtgagagatagccgtgcacgcgtttcgcagtgagagatagccgtgcacgcgtttcgcagtgagatagccgtgcgcgcgtttcgcagtgagagatagccgtgcgtgcgTTTCGCAGTGAGATAGCCGTCCGCGCGTTTCGCAGTGAGAGATAGTCGTGCGCGCGtctcgcagtgagagatagccgcgcgcgcgtctggcagtgagagatagccgcgcgcgcatctcgcagtgagagatagccgtgcgcgcGTTTCGCAGTGACGCGTTTTGCAGTGATAGCCATGCACGTGTTTCGCAGTGAGCCGTGCGCGCGATTCACAGTGAGATAGCAGTGCGCGCGTTTCACAGTGAGATAGCCATGCGCGCGTTTCGCAGTGAGATAGGCGTACGCGCGtctcgcagtgagagatagccgtgcacgcgtttcgcagtgagagatagccgtgcacgcgtttcgcagtgagatagccgtgcgcgcgtttcgcagtgagagatagccgtgcgtgcgTTTCGCAGTGAGAT from Ascaphus truei isolate aAscTru1 unplaced genomic scaffold, aAscTru1.hap1 HAP1_SCAFFOLD_722, whole genome shotgun sequence encodes the following:
- the LOC142486062 gene encoding coiled-coil domain-containing protein 86-like — protein: MEGRKRPLPGATGTPLRRSKRRGTQGQEPVEEGVGQEPVVEGVGQEPVVEGVGQEPVVEEDVAEGQKGKQKVMRREETGGCHERPRGKPKSGRVWKDLDKKRFSYMVNDRPLRTSWDVKMRARQEKRLLRDFAQQLKDEQQREREEKKRRQEENLTRRLENERKAEVVQVIRNPSKLKRANKKQLRRIEKRDTLTLSQGGTRPPKRETKPPSKRPPQRETAPSNKRPPQETADPLSQA